A window of Candidatus Methylomirabilota bacterium contains these coding sequences:
- a CDS encoding NAD-dependent epimerase/dehydratase family protein — protein HELDIRHREAILALLRDHRPDLIIHCAAQPSHDLAKDRPFEDFEVNAVGTLNLLEATRRSCPETPFIFMSTNKVYGDAPNEKSLVELSTRWDYADPADFEGIDEYCRVDASLHSLFGASKLAADVMVQEYGRYFGMPTVCFRGGCLTGPNHSGAELHGFLAYLAKAIKEDRVYRIYGYKGKQVRDNIHAHDVCTAFLAFYESPRQAAIYNLGGGRGNSTSILEAVAWFEELMGKRLTVEYLETNRVGDHICYISDLRRLKADYPQWEITRPLKEIFLELTNMSGTQKG, from the coding sequence ATCACGAGTTGGACATCCGCCATCGGGAGGCGATCCTTGCCCTCCTGCGAGACCACCGCCCGGACCTGATCATTCACTGCGCCGCCCAGCCTTCTCACGACCTGGCTAAGGACCGGCCCTTCGAAGACTTCGAGGTCAACGCCGTCGGGACCTTAAACCTCCTGGAGGCGACCCGTCGCTCCTGCCCGGAGACGCCATTCATTTTCATGAGCACCAACAAAGTCTATGGCGACGCGCCGAACGAGAAGTCCCTTGTCGAGCTATCTACGAGATGGGATTACGCAGATCCCGCTGACTTCGAGGGGATCGACGAATACTGCAGGGTTGATGCGAGCCTGCACAGCCTCTTCGGAGCATCCAAACTGGCCGCCGATGTGATGGTGCAGGAGTATGGCCGATATTTCGGTATGCCCACGGTGTGCTTTCGTGGCGGATGCTTGACCGGTCCCAACCACTCTGGAGCGGAGCTTCACGGTTTCCTGGCGTACCTGGCGAAGGCGATCAAAGAGGATCGCGTCTACCGCATCTACGGCTACAAGGGAAAACAGGTGAGGGATAATATCCACGCCCACGACGTCTGCACCGCCTTTCTGGCATTCTATGAATCCCCCCGTCAAGCCGCCATCTATAATCTTGGGGGCGGTCGAGGCAACAGTACATCGATTCTTGAAGCTGTCGCCTGGTTCGAGGAGCTGATGGGGAAGCGACTGACGGTGGAGTATCTGGAGACGAATCGGGTCGGCGACCACATCTGCTACATCAGCGATCTACGTCGACTAAAGGCCGATTATCCCCAATGGGAAATCACCCGCCCCCTCAAGGAGATTTTCCTTGAGCTTACTAATATGTCGGGAACGCAGAAAGGGTAG